Genomic segment of Dehalobacter sp. 12DCB1:
GGTTCTGCAAAGAGTCTTTGAAGCTGATGGCATTCTGATCGGTTCCCCAAGCTATTTCAGTAACATGACCCCCGAAGTCAAAGCTTTTATTGATCGCTGCGGCATCGTTAACGGGGCCAATGGCCGTTTATTGACCAGAAAAGTTGGTGCCGCGGTTGTGGCTGCGCGGAGAGCCGGTACAAATTTCGTTTTTTCTTCAATCAATCTATTCTTTGGCATTACCGAAATGATCACCGTAGGTTCCAGCTACTGGAATATGACACTTGCCCATAAACCCGGGAATGTCCAACAGGATGAGGAAGGCATCCATACATTTCAGACACTTGGCAAAAATATGGCCTGGCTTCTAAAGAAAATCAATCGGGAACAGTCGTGAACAACAAACCTATTGCAGTTTTTCAGATGCTTCTGTCCGATCTGCCTGAGGTTCCAATATCAATACCAATGGCCGGTTTTTTTTTGTTTATTCCTAAAGCCAGAAACCGCAGACCAGGTATCCGCGAAGCAAATTCAAACCACAGCCAAGGGAATAATATTCCGATAATAAGAAAACGCCAAGGATTAATTGTAATAAAACCACCAATCACTGAATTCACAAACAAATGAAGAAACATGATTGCCATCGAACTTTGGCCCAGGGAACTAAATAACTTTCTACTAAAAGTCCAATTACTGAGCATCCTGCTTAGGCCGGAGATCAGCAGAACTGCAGCCATTGGCACAAGGATGTTCGTACCGAAAAAGTAATACTGACGGTGCTTAAAGTCCAAACCAAACCTTAGGTAATCCTGAAAATATGCATAAAGGAACAAGATAAGAAAGACTGCTGAAAATAAAAGAATGATTTTGTTTAGCTGGGCATTTACCAGCCATTTTTTTTGTTTAAAAAGGAAACCCAGCGCATAAAAAACGATTCCAAAAAGGGCCACATCCATATTCCAGGGAACAAAGAAATCTTGGTGAAAGCGTGATTCCCAGAAGGCAAAAACAAAACATGCCGCGATCGTCAGCACGACAAGCCACCTTGGACGAATCTTCCGGATGACGAAGTCAAAAAATATCTGGACAAAAAATAAACAGGTCACAAACCAAAAGGTTCCGTAAGCACCTTCCAGCTTGCTTCCGCCCAGAATCAATGCTGTCCAGTTGATATCCACAGATTGGCCTTTAAGGACACTTAATACGGCCAGAAAGGCCGTAATCAGAATGATATAAAAAACATAAGGAACCAGAAGCTGTTTTGACCGCCTGACTAAATATTGCAGCGGCACTACTTTACCGACAGGTCTGTACAGGTAGCCGCTGATAAAGAAAAACAAAGGCATATGGAAAAAGAACATCAGAAAAGAATAAGGATGGCCGGCATGTCCCCAGACGACGCTCAGTATCCCTATTCCCTTCATTACATCCAGCCAAATGATCCGGCTCTCATTATTCTCCGCGGCAAGTCCCTGTGCTGTCATCACGATATCCTTCAGGTAAGATTTGTGATCGTCCCCTGTCAACCTTAAATAACAATGGGACCGATAGTACTAGTCTATCACAGCCCGAAGGGATGAACCACCATTTTTATTCAGGATGCTCTTGCAGCATTTCTTCAAAAGTTGTCTTCAAAAGTTATAAAGGTTATAGCGGCTTAATGAACATTTGTGTCCAGTAGATATTGCCTTCACTGTCTTTGGCCGCTCCTACACCTATTTCTAGATAAGATGGACTTAGGATATTGCTGCGGTGTCCCGCAGAATTCATCCAGCTGTTCATTACTTCCTGCGGTGTTTGCTGGCCATAGGCAATGTTCTCAGCCGCGGCTGAAAACCGGATGCCAAAGGACTCCATCATTTTGAAAGGAGATCCATAAGTCGGCGACTCATGAGCAAAGTACCCTTTATTGATCATATCCTGCGACTTGTATCTTGCGACCCTGCATACTTCCCAGTTTTGTTTCAGCAGTTGCAAACTCTTTTTTGACCGTTCAACATTCACCAGGCGAATTACTTCCGTTTCTAGGGCTTTAACGCTGTCGATGTTCGGGATCAATATCTTCTGCCCGGGGTAAATCAGTCTAAGATTTTGGATTTGCGGATTAGCCTGGGCCAATTCACTTAATCCAATCTCATACCTTACTGCAATTTTCCACATACTGTCTCCAGCCTGAACGGTATACTGGGTCGATTGGGCAAAAACTTGTCCAGTGCCGCACAACAAAAACAATAATCCTAAAACAGGAATGATTACATTCCGATCCATTGCATTTTTGTTCATCAAATTCACCTCCTATCCTTTAGTTATTTTGAACAACTTTCCCATCTTGCATTCAAGCTGCATCAGGCCTATAATTTTGCCAGCAAGACTTATTCCCTTAGGGATATGTTGTAGCGTCACCATTAGGAGGTTGAAACGATGGTCAAAGAAAAA
This window contains:
- a CDS encoding flavodoxin family protein, producing MLVVALNGSPKPNGNTAQSLQIVLKELEKEGIQTELLQLGGKPIFGCKVCGKCAQSKDRSCPGHNDELNPVLQRVFEADGILIGSPSYFSNMTPEVKAFIDRCGIVNGANGRLLTRKVGAAVVAARRAGTNFVFSSINLFFGITEMITVGSSYWNMTLAHKPGNVQQDEEGIHTFQTLGKNMAWLLKKINREQS
- a CDS encoding acyltransferase family protein, coding for MTAQGLAAENNESRIIWLDVMKGIGILSVVWGHAGHPYSFLMFFFHMPLFFFISGYLYRPVGKVVPLQYLVRRSKQLLVPYVFYIILITAFLAVLSVLKGQSVDINWTALILGGSKLEGAYGTFWFVTCLFFVQIFFDFVIRKIRPRWLVVLTIAACFVFAFWESRFHQDFFVPWNMDVALFGIVFYALGFLFKQKKWLVNAQLNKIILLFSAVFLILFLYAYFQDYLRFGLDFKHRQYYFFGTNILVPMAAVLLISGLSRMLSNWTFSRKLFSSLGQSSMAIMFLHLFVNSVIGGFITINPWRFLIIGILFPWLWFEFASRIPGLRFLALGINKKKPAIGIDIGTSGRSDRSI
- the safA gene encoding SafA/ExsA family spore coat assembly protein, whose translation is MNKNAMDRNVIIPVLGLLFLLCGTGQVFAQSTQYTVQAGDSMWKIAVRYEIGLSELAQANPQIQNLRLIYPGQKILIPNIDSVKALETEVIRLVNVERSKKSLQLLKQNWEVCRVARYKSQDMINKGYFAHESPTYGSPFKMMESFGIRFSAAAENIAYGQQTPQEVMNSWMNSAGHRSNILSPSYLEIGVGAAKDSEGNIYWTQMFIKPL